CCGCAGGCGTGCTTCTGACAGAATCCCTTTTGACTTCATGACAGGACCATCGGCTCCAATCGCGCCGTTTCCGTTATGCTTCCCTGACTCGGGCACGTGTGATGCAGGCTTTCGCCGGGAGGCCTGAACGGCGAGGCAGGGAAGGGCATTCCCATTTCAACCGAGCGATCGTTTCGTTTCATGGATGTCGCCCTTCGCCAGGAGCCGATGAGCCGAGCGCAAGAACGGGAGGACCGCCATGAACATCCTGTGCGCCGTCGATGGGTCCGAGTATTCACGTTGGGGAGTGGAGGCCTTGCGAGTGCTGGCAGACCGGCCTCCGGAGCGGGTGCTGTTGCTCCACACCGTTGAGCCGCGCCTGCCGAGATCGTCCGGGTCCCCCAGCCCGGCGCGAGTGGCTCGGGTCATCCGTGCGCTGGATGAGCGAGGGACGACCCTGCTGCGTCAGATGGCCCAGGCGGCATCGGTGGCGCTGGGCCAGGGTGGCACCAGCGCCAAGACCAAGATCGAAACCGCCCTTGCTCATGGTCGTCCGGCTGCCAGCATCGTGGCGCAAGCGAGACGGCGCCGGACCGATCTCGTGATTCTCGGTTCACGGGGACTCAGCGATATCCGGGGATTTCTTTTGGGCAGCGTCTCGCGTCACGTGCTCACGCAGGCGCCCTGTCCCGTTCTGATCGTCAAACGCCCGCTTGCCTCGCTCGGCCGGGTCGTGCTCGCCGTGGACGGCTCCAAACATTCCCGGCGCGCC
The DNA window shown above is from Nitrospira tepida and carries:
- a CDS encoding universal stress protein; translation: MNILCAVDGSEYSRWGVEALRVLADRPPERVLLLHTVEPRLPRSSGSPSPARVARVIRALDERGTTLLRQMAQAASVALGQGGTSAKTKIETALAHGRPAASIVAQARRRRTDLVILGSRGLSDIRGFLLGSVSRHVLTQAPCPVLIVKRPLASLGRVVLAVDGSKHSRRACEFACQRLLQEATHVSVLSVAGDGLTEMAAQVLPASQLQDLTRPQLDRAQELVNQYRDQVLKTGCSVTTEVRTGHTSEQILQHAEQLKADLIIVGSRGLEGTERLELGSVAENVLKYAPCSVLVVKRRQI